The genomic region GCGGCGTCCTCTCCCACCACATGGTGATCCGCGACGGCAAGATTGCCAACTACCACCCGTACCCGCCCACGCCCTGGAACGCCAGCACCAGGGACACCTTCGGCACACCGGGCCCGTACGAGGACGCCGTGCAGAACACGCCCATCTTCGAGGAGAACACCCCGGAGAACTTCAAGGGCATCGACATCATGCGCGCCGTCCGCAGCTTCGACCCCTGTCTGCCCTGTGGCGTCCACATGTACGTCGGCGGCGGCAAGACCGTGAAGTCGATGCACGTGCCGACCGGCCTGAGCGGACTGGGCGGATGAGCGCGGTGACGGCCACGGCGCCGGTGAACGCGGAGCAGACCGGACGCCGCGTCGAGGAGGTGCTGGAGCGGCTGACCGCGAGCGGCGACCCGGCCGCCGCCGCGGCGGCGGAGGAACTCGTCCGGTCCCTCATGGACTTCTACGGTGCCGGCCTGGCCCGCATCCTCCACCTGCTGTCCGCCGCGCCCGGCGGACCGTCGGCGGGACTGCTCGGTGACGAACTGGTCGCGAGCCTGCTCGTCCTGCACGAACTGCACCCCGAGGACCGCGACACCCGTATCGCCCGCGCCCTCGACGTCGTACGGGAACACGCCCTGGAGGTCGTGGACTTCGACGAGGAGAGCGGCACCCTGACGCTGCGGGCCCGGGAGGCGGGTGGCTGCGGTTGTGGCTCCGGCTCCGGTGCGGGCGCTCGGGAGGCCGCGGAGGCTGCGCTCGCCTGCTTCGCGCCGGAGGTCAGGGCCGTCGACGTCCGGACCGCGCCCGCCGGGCCCACGCTCCTGCAGATCAGCACGGCACCGACGGGGGCCCGATGACGGCGTCCCCGGCGACGCGCACGCCCGGCCTGCGGAGGTTCCTCACCGAGCGACCTCCGCGGCCCGAGCGGTGCGAACTGTGCGCCGTGACGGTGGAGTCGGACCACCGTCACCTGGTCGACACCGAGAAGCGCGCCCTCGTCTGCGCCTGCGTCCCCTGCGCGCTGCTGATGGCACAGCCGGGCGCCGCCGCAGGCCGCTTCCGCACGGTCCCGGCCCGCTACCTCACCGACCCCGGACACCGCCTCGACGAGAGCACGTGGGAGGCGTTGCAGATCCCGGTCGGCGTCGCCTTCCTCTTCCGCAACGCGGCCCTCGACCGGCTGGTCGCCCTCTACCCGAGCCCGGCCGGAGCCACTGAGAGCGAACTCGAACCGGCCACGTGGACGGCGGTCCTCGGCGGCAGCCGCCTCGCCGAACTGCTCGAACCCGATGTGGAGGCGCTGCTGCTGCGCCGCACCGAAGGCCGCTTCGAGTGCCACCTCGTACCGATCGACATCTGCTACGAACTCGTCGGCCGTATGCGCCTGTTGTGGCAGGGCTTCGACGGCGGGGCCGAGGCCCGCGCCGCGCTGGACGCGTTCTTCGCGGAGGTCGCGCGCCGCGTCCGGCCCGTGGACGAGGCGGGACACCCGTTGAAGGAGGCGGTGCGGCCGTGACCGAGTTCTCCTTCGCCTGCACCGGTGTTCGCGCCGACCGGTACGCCGCCGGACCGACCCTCGTCTTCCGGCTGCGCGTCACCGCCGCCGGCAACGCGCACGTGCACGCTCTCGCACTGCGCTGCCAGATCCGTATCGAACCCGCCCGCCGTGGCTACGAGTCCGCCGAGGCCGACGGGCTGGCGGACCTCTTCGGCGAGCGCTCACGCTGGGGCAGCACGCTCAAGCCGGTGCAGTTCTCCCAGGTTTCGCTCATGGTCCCGAGCTTCACCGGAGAGATCGAAGCCGACCTCGTCGTGCCCTGCACCTACGACATGGACATCGCCGCGACCCGCTACCTCACCGCCCTCACCGACGGCGAGGTTCCGCTGCTGATGCTCTTCTCCGGTACGGCGTTCACCGGAGCCGGCGGTTTCCAGGTCGAGCCGGTCCCGTGGGACCGGGAGGCGGCCTTCCGGATGCCGGTCGCCACCTGGCGGGAGATGGTCGAGCAGCACTTCCCCGGGTGCGGCTGGATCCGGCTGCCGCAGGACACCATGGACGCCCTGCTCGCCTACCGCTCCCGGCGCGCGCTGCCCTCCTGGGAGGCGGCCCTCAAGGCACTGCTTGACGACAGCGGTGCCGCGGACCCGCCCCGGAGCGACCCGTTGCGCGCGCTCACCGGCACCACCGGAAGGACGGATCCGTGACCGTGACCGCCTTCGCACCCGAGACGGAGGAGCGGTTCGCCCTCGCCCGGCAGGTGGCCGACGCCGTCCTTTTCGAGGGCTATGTGCTCTACCCGTACCGCGCCTCGGCGGCCAAGAACCGGCTGCGCTGGCAGTTCGGGGTCCTCGTACCGCCCAGCTGGGGCGCCGAGAGCGAGGAGCACGCCTTCCAGCACACCGAGTGCCTGATGGAACCGAAGGCAGGCGCGACTCTCTCGGTCGAGGTGCGCTTCCTGCACGCCCGACGGCGCACGGTGCAGCGGGCCCGCACGGACGGCGGCTACGACACGGTCTCCGAACTCCGCCTCGAAGACCGGGTGCTGGTGCCCTGGGACGAGGGCGGCGAGGAGCGTGTCGAGGTGGTCGCGTCGGTGGACGAACTCCTCGGCGACGGCAGCACCCATCCCTTCCGGCTCCCCGCCCGGGAGGACACCGCACCGGTCCTGGACGCGGCCGGCCGGACCGTGGGCCGGCTGGTCCGGCGGTGTGCGGAGATCAGCGGGAGGGTCCGGCTGTCCGCCCGCGAACTCGACGGTCCCTATCGGGCCATGCGGCTGACCGCCGTCGTCGAGAACACCAGCGACTGGACACCGCCCGAGGGACACGCCGCCGACCGGGACGCCGCGCTGCCGCATTCCCTGGTCGCCACCCACCTCCTCATGGCCCTCAGCGCCGGATCGTTCCTGTCGATGACCGATCCCCCCGAGTGGGCGAAGGGCGCGGTCGCCGCCTGCCGCAACCTGCACATCTGGCCCGTACTCGTCGGCGAACCCGGCCGCGCCGACCTCGTGCTGTCCTCGCCGATCATCCTGGAGGACCATCCGGCCATCGCACCGGAGAGCCCCGGCGCGTTCTACGACGCCACCGAGATCGACGAGATTCTCGCGCTGCGCACCGCGGCCCTCACCGACGAGGAGAAACGCGAGGCCAGGGGCACCGACGAGCGGGCGGCCGCCGCGATCGAGCTGGCCGACTCGATGCCGGCCGAGGTTCTGGAACGCCTGCACGGGGCGGTACGGAGTCTGCGCGAGGTCACCGGCCCGGACCCCGCCGCCCCGGACCTCGGCTTCCCCGACGAGTACGGGGTGCGGCGGCCCGACACGCCCTGGTGGGACCCCGCGAGCGACGCGGGCTTCGACCCGACACAGGACCGTGTGGTCGTGGACGACCGGTCGGTGGGCAAGGGCAGCCGCGTCGAGCTGCGCCCGGGCCTGCGGCGCACCGACGCGCAGGACATCTTCCTGAGGGGCAGCACCGCCAAGGTCGAGGCGGTGCTGCACGACGTCGACGGAGGGGTGCACCTGGCGGTCACGGTCGAGGGTGACCCGGGCGTCGACATCCGCCGCGAGCAAGGACGGTTCCTGTACTTCCAGCCCGACGAGGTCACACCGCTGGAGGACGACGTATGAACCTTCCCCCACCGGCAGGTCCGAGGACTCTCGTGGCGGGCATCGGCAACATCTTCCTCGCAGACGACGGCTTCGGCGTGGAGACCGCGCGCCGGCTGGCCGAACGGCAACTGCCGGAACACGTCGAGGTGGTGGACATCGGCGTACGCGGCGTCCACCTCGCCTACCAGCTCCTGGACGGCTACGACACCCTCGTCCTCGTGGACGCCACGGCACGCGGCGAAGCCCCCGGCACGCTGTACGTGATCGAACACGACGGCCCCAGCCGCGACACCGGCGCGGTCCCCGCGATCGACGGCCACCGGATGACCCCCGACACCGTCCTGGCGCTGTTGGGCACCCTCTGCGCCGGGACCGGCGGTGAGCTACCACGCCGCGTCCTGGTCGTCGGATGCGAACCCGCCTCGGTGGACGAGGGCATCGGTCTCAGTGCGCCGGTGTCCGACGCCGTACCGGAGGCCGTCCGGCTGATCGAAGAGCTGCTGCGGGGCGGCACGCCGTTCGTGGCGCAGGCCTCAACCGCTGAGGCTCAGACATGAGGAGAGACGGGATGAAGAAGATCGTCATCGGTGGAGCGGCTCTCGCCGCCATGGCCGTCGTCGTCGCCGAGGTGCTTCCCGACATCAGGCGCTACCTGCGGATCCGACGGATGTGAACCGGGGGCGCCACCCGGCGGTGCCGTGCGGTTGCGTCGAACGGCGTACCTGCCCGGCCGGTGACGGCGTGCCGGGCCATGCCCCCGAGTGTGCGCGCCTCTAATGAGGCGGTCGGGAGCCAGGCTGTGGAAGGACGGAGACTCATGCACGAGATGTCCGTCGCGCTGGCCGTCGTCGACCAGGTGGCAGAGGCCGCCACCCGGGCCGGAGATGTCACGGCGGTGCGGTCGGTAAGGCTCCAGGTGGGCGAACTGGCCGGCGTCGTATCCGATGCGCTCGCCTTCTCCTTCGAACTTGCCTGCGCCGGAACCCTGCTGGAAGGCGCCGAACTGCTCACCGAAGCGGTGCCGGGGCGCGCCCGCTGCACGCCCTGTGCCCACGCATGGGCCGTCGGCATGCCGCCCCGGCTGACCTGCCCCGCGTGCGGCGGGACCCGTACCGAACTGCTCGCGGGCCGGGAACTGCAGATCGTCGACGTGCACTGGGACGACGGCGGTCCCCTGCACGCGCCCGCCCGCGAACCGATCTCCGAGGAGCGCTGAACCATGTGCCGTGTCGTCGACCTGCGCCAGGCCGTACTCGCGAAGAACGACGCGAGCGCCCATGAACTGCGCGCACACCTCGCGGCGCGAGGCACCGCGGTCGTCAACCTGCTGTCCAGTCCGGGCAGCGGCAAGACCGCGCTGTTGGAGCGCGAACTGCTGCGGGCACGAGAGCGGTCCGTTCCCGTCGCCGCGCTGACCGCCGATCTCGCCACCGAGAACGACGCGGCGCGCCTGGCGCGTTCCGGTGTCCCCGTCAAGCAGGTGCTCACCGATGGCCTGTGCCACCTGGAGGCGGAGATGCTCGCCGGGCACGTGGACGGGTGGCTGCCCGACGACACCCGGTTGCTGTTCGTGGAGAACGTCGGCAATCTGGTCTGCCCGGCCTCCTACGACCTGGGGGAGACCCTGAGGGTCACGCTCGCCTCCGTGACGGAGGGCGAGGACAAGCCGCTCAAGTACCCCACCGCCTTCGGCCTGGCCCACCTGGTCGTGGTCACCAAGACCGACATCGCGGAGGCCGTCGAGTTCGACGAGGCCGCGTTCCGCGCGAACGTGGAGCAGGTCAACCCGGGAGTCGAGGTGGTCCTGACCTCGGCACGCCGGGGGCAGGGGGTCGGCGCGCTGCTCGACAGGGCGATGGCGGCGGCGGATGGTGCACCCGTCCACTCGCCGGTCATGGCCCGGCAGCTCCCGCACCATGGGCACACCTACGCGCACCCGGAGGTCACCGGCGCGATGGCCCACACCCACCCGTGAGCGGTCCACCCCTCGTGAGCGGTCCGCAGGCCCCGGCCGCCGTCGCCGAGGACACCCCGCTACGCCGCCGGGTCACCGTCCGGGGAGTGGTGCAGGGCGTGGGATTCCGGCCCTACCTGTACGGCCTCGCCACCGAACTCGCCCTGGCCGGACATGTGATCAACACTGCGGAGGGCGTCGTCGTGGAGGTCGAGGGCACCGCCTCGGCCGTGGCCCGGTTCTGCGACCGGATCGCCGCCCAGGCGCCGCCGCTGGCTCGCGTCGAGTCCGTCCACCACCGGGAGATGTCTCCCGCCGGTACCGTCGGCGGCACCGCTTTCACCATCCTCGCCTCCCACTCCGGCGGACCGGCCCGCACCCTGGTCTCCCCGGACTGCGCCACCTGCGCCGACTGCCTCGCCGAGCTGGGCGATCCGGCGGACCGGCGGTACCGCCACCCGTTCGTCAACTGCACCCACTGCGGCCCGCGTTTCACGATCGTCACCGGGGTACCGTACGACCGGGCCCACACCACGATGGCCGGCTTCGCGATGTGCCACGACTGCGCCCGCGAGTACGCGGATCCGGCCGACCGTCGCTTCCACGCGCAGCCGGTCGCCTGCCCGGCCTGCGGGCCGCGTCTGCGGCTACTCGTCCGCCAGGAGCCAGGGCTCAGGAGTGTCGAGGGGGCGGACTCGGTCACCGAGGCGCGCGCACTGCTGACGCGGGGGGCGATCGTCGCCGTGAAGGGCCTGGGCGGCTACCACCTGGCCTGCGATGCCACGAACCAGGCGGCGGTCGCCCTCCTACGACGCCGGAAGGCGCGCGGGGACAAGCCGTTCGCCGTCATGGCCAGGACCGCGGACGACGTCCGGCACCTCGTCCGGCTGAACCCCGAGGAGCGGAGCCTGCTCGAAGGCCGGGCCAGGCCGGTCGTGCTGATGAGGCGGCATCCGCACCTGTCGTACGCGGCCGGTGACCCGCGGCCCGCCGAGGCCGTCGCGCCCGGCAGCCCCGACCTCGGCGTGATGCTGCCGTACACGCCCCTGCACCATCTGCTGCTCGGCCTGCCCGGCGACCCGGACGGCCCCCGGCTGCTCGTCATGACCAGCGGCAACGTGTCCGGTGAGCCGATCGTCACCGACGACACCGAGGCGCTGGAGCGGCTCGCGCACCTGGCCGACGCCTGGCTCACGCACGACCGGCCGATCCACGTCCCGTGCGACGACTCGGTGGTCCGCGTCTGCGACGGGGAGCCGCTGGTGATCCGCCGCTCCCGCGGCTACGCCCCCTTGCCGGTGTCCCTCCCGCTGCCCGTGCGACCGGCCCTCGCGGTCGGCGGAGACCTGAAGAACGCCTTCTGCCTGGGGGCGGGCCGCCGCGCCTGGCTGTCGGCGCACATCGGCGACATGGACGACGTCGCTACGCAGCGGGTCTTCGAGCGCGCGGTGGCGCAGTTGGAGTCCATCACCGGAGTACGGCCCGAGAGCCTGGTCTCCGACCGGCATCCCGGCTACCGCTCCGTCCGCTGGGCCGACCGGAATGCGGTGCACCGGCCCGTCGTACGCGTCCAGCACCATCACGCGCACATCGCCGCCGCGATGGCCGAGCACGGGCTGGACGGCACCCGGCCGGTGATCGGCGTCGCCTTCGACGGCACGGGCCACGGCGACGACGGCGCCGTGTGGGGCGGGGAGTTCCTGCTCGCGGACTACGACCGCTTCACCCGGTTCGGGCACCTCGCGTACGTTCCGCTGCCCGGCGGCGACGCCGCGGTGCGCCGGCCGTACCGCATGGCGCTGGCCCATCTGAGGGCGGCCGGGATCGGCTGGTCCGACGACCTTGCTTGTACGGCCGCCTGCCCGCCCGGCGAACTCCGGCTGCTGGAACGGCAGTTGGAGCGCGACCTGAACTGTGTCCCCACGTCCAGCATGGGTCGGCTCTTCGACGCCGTGTCCTCGCTCGCCGGGGTGTGCCACCACGCCGGATACGAGGCACAGGCCGCCGTCGAGCTGGAGGGTGCGGCTCTGCGCGCGCCCGCCGACGACACCACCGCGTACGCCTTCGCCCTGTGCGAGTCGGAGGAGACCGGCGGCGGCGTCGTACGGGCCGATCCGGCCCCCGTGCTCGCGGCGATCGTCCGCGACCTGCGGGTCGGCGTCGAGCCGGCCCTGGTCGCGGCTCGCTTCCACCGGGGCGTAACCGGCCTGGTGCACCGGGTCTGCGCGCGGGCGCGAGAGCGGCACGGGCTGGACACGGTCGCCCTGACGGGAGGCGTGTTCGCCAACACGCTGCTCTCCTCGGCCTGTGCCGTTGCCCTGCGCGAGGACGGCTTCACTGTCCTGCGGCACCACCTGGTGCCGCCCAACGACGGCGGCCTGGCGCTGGGCCAGCTGATGGTGGCCGCCCGGGCCACTCTCACCCCCACTCCCACCGACTGAGCGACGCGCGACCGACAGCGAGGAGAGGCCCATGTGCCTGGCGGTACCCGGCAGAGTGCTGGACATCGAGGAACGGGACGGCACCCGGATGGCCACCGTCGATTTCGGCGGCGTGGTCAAGGAGGTGTGCCTGGAGTACCTGCCCGACCTCCAGGTCGGCGAGTACGCCATCGTCCACGTCGGGTTCGCCCTGCAACGGCTGGACGAGGAGTCGGCGCGCCAGACGCTCGGACTCTTCGCCGAACTCGGCCTGCTGCAGGAGGAGTTCGGTGACCCCTGGGAGGCGGCGGCGGAGGCGGGCGTGGACCCGGTGGAAGAGGTGCGCAACCAGTGAAGTACATCGACGAGTTCCAGGACCCGGAGCTGGCGCGTCGGCTCCTCGACGACATCCACGCCACGGTGACCAGGCAGTGGGCCCTGATGGAGGTGTGCGGAGGGCAGACGCACAGCATCATCCGGCACGGCATCGACCAACTCCTGCCGGAGGAAGTCGAGTTGATCCACGGTCCCGGCTGTCCCGTGTGCGTGACCCCGCTGGAGGTCATCGACAAGGCGCTGGAGATCGCCTCCCGACCGGAGGTGATCTTCTGCTCCTTCGGTGACATGCTGCGCGTGCCGGGCACGGGACGGGACCTGTTCCAGATCCGCGCGGAAGGCGGTGACGTGCGTGTCGTCTACTCACCGCTCGACGCGTTGCGGATCGCGCAGCAGAACCCGGGCCGCGAGGTGGTGTTCTTTGGTATCGGCTTCGAGACGACGGCGCCCCCCAACGCCATGACGGTCCATCAGGCCCGGAGGCTGGGCATCGAGAACTTCAGCATGCTGGTGTCCCATGTCCGCGTACCCCCGGCCATCGAGGCGATCATGTCGTCGC from Streptomyces sp. NBC_00878 harbors:
- a CDS encoding DUF5947 family protein, coding for MTASPATRTPGLRRFLTERPPRPERCELCAVTVESDHRHLVDTEKRALVCACVPCALLMAQPGAAAGRFRTVPARYLTDPGHRLDESTWEALQIPVGVAFLFRNAALDRLVALYPSPAGATESELEPATWTAVLGGSRLAELLEPDVEALLLRRTEGRFECHLVPIDICYELVGRMRLLWQGFDGGAEARAALDAFFAEVARRVRPVDEAGHPLKEAVRP
- a CDS encoding DUF6084 family protein → MTEFSFACTGVRADRYAAGPTLVFRLRVTAAGNAHVHALALRCQIRIEPARRGYESAEADGLADLFGERSRWGSTLKPVQFSQVSLMVPSFTGEIEADLVVPCTYDMDIAATRYLTALTDGEVPLLMLFSGTAFTGAGGFQVEPVPWDREAAFRMPVATWREMVEQHFPGCGWIRLPQDTMDALLAYRSRRALPSWEAALKALLDDSGAADPPRSDPLRALTGTTGRTDP
- a CDS encoding hydrogenase maturation protease, producing the protein MNLPPPAGPRTLVAGIGNIFLADDGFGVETARRLAERQLPEHVEVVDIGVRGVHLAYQLLDGYDTLVLVDATARGEAPGTLYVIEHDGPSRDTGAVPAIDGHRMTPDTVLALLGTLCAGTGGELPRRVLVVGCEPASVDEGIGLSAPVSDAVPEAVRLIEELLRGGTPFVAQASTAEAQT
- a CDS encoding hydrogenase maturation nickel metallochaperone HypA; amino-acid sequence: MHEMSVALAVVDQVAEAATRAGDVTAVRSVRLQVGELAGVVSDALAFSFELACAGTLLEGAELLTEAVPGRARCTPCAHAWAVGMPPRLTCPACGGTRTELLAGRELQIVDVHWDDGGPLHAPAREPISEER
- the hypB gene encoding hydrogenase nickel incorporation protein HypB, which codes for MCRVVDLRQAVLAKNDASAHELRAHLAARGTAVVNLLSSPGSGKTALLERELLRARERSVPVAALTADLATENDAARLARSGVPVKQVLTDGLCHLEAEMLAGHVDGWLPDDTRLLFVENVGNLVCPASYDLGETLRVTLASVTEGEDKPLKYPTAFGLAHLVVVTKTDIAEAVEFDEAAFRANVEQVNPGVEVVLTSARRGQGVGALLDRAMAAADGAPVHSPVMARQLPHHGHTYAHPEVTGAMAHTHP
- the hypF gene encoding carbamoyltransferase HypF, translating into MSGPQAPAAVAEDTPLRRRVTVRGVVQGVGFRPYLYGLATELALAGHVINTAEGVVVEVEGTASAVARFCDRIAAQAPPLARVESVHHREMSPAGTVGGTAFTILASHSGGPARTLVSPDCATCADCLAELGDPADRRYRHPFVNCTHCGPRFTIVTGVPYDRAHTTMAGFAMCHDCAREYADPADRRFHAQPVACPACGPRLRLLVRQEPGLRSVEGADSVTEARALLTRGAIVAVKGLGGYHLACDATNQAAVALLRRRKARGDKPFAVMARTADDVRHLVRLNPEERSLLEGRARPVVLMRRHPHLSYAAGDPRPAEAVAPGSPDLGVMLPYTPLHHLLLGLPGDPDGPRLLVMTSGNVSGEPIVTDDTEALERLAHLADAWLTHDRPIHVPCDDSVVRVCDGEPLVIRRSRGYAPLPVSLPLPVRPALAVGGDLKNAFCLGAGRRAWLSAHIGDMDDVATQRVFERAVAQLESITGVRPESLVSDRHPGYRSVRWADRNAVHRPVVRVQHHHAHIAAAMAEHGLDGTRPVIGVAFDGTGHGDDGAVWGGEFLLADYDRFTRFGHLAYVPLPGGDAAVRRPYRMALAHLRAAGIGWSDDLACTAACPPGELRLLERQLERDLNCVPTSSMGRLFDAVSSLAGVCHHAGYEAQAAVELEGAALRAPADDTTAYAFALCESEETGGGVVRADPAPVLAAIVRDLRVGVEPALVAARFHRGVTGLVHRVCARARERHGLDTVALTGGVFANTLLSSACAVALREDGFTVLRHHLVPPNDGGLALGQLMVAARATLTPTPTD
- a CDS encoding HypC/HybG/HupF family hydrogenase formation chaperone — its product is MCLAVPGRVLDIEERDGTRMATVDFGGVVKEVCLEYLPDLQVGEYAIVHVGFALQRLDEESARQTLGLFAELGLLQEEFGDPWEAAAEAGVDPVEEVRNQ